The genomic stretch GCAGTTCAAATTGGAGAAAATTTTAGAGACTACGCGAAGTACACCAGCATTAGAAACACAGTTATTTTTGGTGGCGTAAACCAAGCGTCGCAAACAAATATTCTAAGAAATGGTGTAGACGTGTTAGTAGCCACTCCTGGTCGGCTGTTAGATTTGATGAATCAAGGGTATATCTCATTAGATAATGTGAAGTATTTTGTATTGGATGAAGCAGATAGAATGCTTGATATGGGCTTTATCCACGACATTAAAAAAATTATAGCTAAGCTTCCTCGAAAAAGACAATCGTTATTTTTCTCTGCAACAATGCCCGATAGCATTTTAGGTTTATCTCAACAAATCTTGAATAACCCAAAGAAGGTAGCAGTGAATCCAGTGTCTTCTACTGCAGAAACTATTCAGCAGTTTATTTACAAAACTAACAGAGACCTCAAGCCAAATTTATTACTCCACATCCTTAAAAACCCAGAACTTAAGCAAGTACTTTTATTCTCAAGAACGAAACATGGGGCAGATCGAATTGTGAAGAAGCTTCAACAGAAAAAGATTGAATGCGCTGCTATACACGGCGACAAATCGCAAAACCAGCGTCAAAGAGCCCTTAAAGGATTTAAAGAAGGAAGTATTAGAGTTTTGGTTGCGACAGATATTGCAGCTCGAGGTATAGACATCGACAAGCTGCGTTACGTGATCAACTACGATATCCCGAACGAGTCTGAAACTTACGTGCATAGAATAGGACGATCTGGACGTGCCGGTGCGGAAGGCGTTGCAATTTCTATTTGTGAACCTGAAGAGAATGAATATCTAAGAGATATCGAAAAGCTCATCAAGAAAAAAATTGAAATCGTTACCGACAATCCATTTCCTCAAACCGACAGAC from Flavobacteriales bacterium encodes the following:
- a CDS encoding DEAD/DEAH box helicase gives rise to the protein AVQIGENFRDYAKYTSIRNTVIFGGVNQASQTNILRNGVDVLVATPGRLLDLMNQGYISLDNVKYFVLDEADRMLDMGFIHDIKKIIAKLPRKRQSLFFSATMPDSILGLSQQILNNPKKVAVNPVSSTAETIQQFIYKTNRDLKPNLLLHILKNPELKQVLLFSRTKHGADRIVKKLQQKKIECAAIHGDKSQNQRQRALKGFKEGSIRVLVATDIAARGIDIDKLRYVINYDIPNESETYVHRIGRSGRAGAEGVAISICEPEENEYLRDIEKLIKKKIEIVTDNPFPQTDRPMNAQEKKAAEKEKNRKKQEFFANRKKNRGDRNSNSGRNKR